In a genomic window of uncultured Sphaerochaeta sp.:
- a CDS encoding zf-HC2 domain-containing protein translates to MCVDDELLNTYLDGELQEPWRTQVQEHLGYCNACRQRLEQLRALHQKVVDAALSDSEIKARQERVFAYFEKTRFPSTNKKMHIFRKKIQVKLVPALITSAAAFVVVFIGAFVLFGTNPQQGQEILPGVASPIDSAHIRQVTEVQKPSLDMFSLEQIVQHLDAMGYAVKLEVKAVTPLE, encoded by the coding sequence ATGTGTGTTGATGATGAACTGTTGAATACCTATCTGGATGGTGAGCTGCAAGAACCCTGGAGGACGCAAGTCCAAGAACACCTGGGGTACTGCAATGCGTGCCGCCAGAGACTGGAACAGTTGCGGGCTCTCCATCAGAAGGTGGTGGATGCAGCGCTCAGTGACAGCGAAATCAAAGCGCGTCAGGAGCGGGTGTTCGCGTACTTCGAGAAGACACGCTTTCCTTCGACGAACAAGAAGATGCACATTTTTCGCAAAAAGATCCAGGTCAAGCTTGTTCCCGCACTGATCACCAGTGCTGCAGCTTTTGTGGTTGTTTTCATCGGTGCGTTTGTTCTTTTTGGAACCAACCCCCAGCAGGGACAGGAAATCCTTCCTGGGGTTGCTTCCCCCATCGATAGTGCTCACATTCGGCAGGTGACCGAAGTCCAGAAACCTTCCCTTGATATGTTCAGCCTTGAGCAGATTGTCCAGCATCTCGACGCAATGGGGTATGCCGTGAAGCTGGAAGTGAAGGCGGTGACTCCTCTCGAATAA
- a CDS encoding valine--tRNA ligase, with the protein MKAVELTKAYDPKEFEDRIYQAWLDKGLFRPKDGKDTPFTVVMPPPNVTGILHMGHALNNSLQDVLTRYYRMTGRPTLWVPGTDHAGIATQNVVERQIAKEGLRRQDLGRDRFLERTWQVKEKHHSIIKQQLQKIGCSCDWEHERFTMDEGLSQAVRESFVTLYERGLIYKGEYLVNYCPKCGTALADDEVEYQELGGFLYEVRYPYSDGSGFITVATTRPETMFGDVAVAVNPEDERYTHLVGKLLDLPLTDRKIPIIADSFVDKSFGTGMVKITPAHDPNDWQCGMRHNLEKLNVLNPDGTLNENCPEKYRNIGAIEARPLVVADLKEGGYLIKETVHNHDVGHCYRCHTVIEPYLSNQWFVRMQGMADKALDAWKKGEVVFYPKRWENTYTHWLENIHDWCISRQLWWGHRIPVWECQDCHQIIVERQDPTTCPSCKGTNLVQETDVLDTWFSSWLWPFSTLGWPEKTADLARFFPTSTLVTGYDIIFFWVSRMIMASLEFMGEVPFRDIYITGLVRDKQGRKMSKSLGNGIDPLEVVQSYGADAMKFTLCYMATQGQDILIDMDSFKLGSRFANKVWNAARFLLMNLEGVELGDVETLERTTMDKWMYHQLNEAALKMQVAMENYKFNDGAQAIYDFFWNDFCDWYVESAKRGLYSEKEGEKSRQVTLLLDLLAQSMRLMHPFVSFISEEIYQKLPNVHDLLIESTYPTFSEKNQATEDAALVERMQEAVTSLRAVRSDLGIGAEKKIRVVIKVDDSFFATAFFTQQKELMASFVGASSLEVDAAGSIDVSTAFPVAGTGYEMFVFVREAIDVQKEVDKLAADIEKSRKSLEGVLAKLSNEKFLANAKAEAIEKEQGKKAEFEEKIEKGEKHLSLLKTFL; encoded by the coding sequence ATGAAGGCTGTCGAATTGACAAAGGCCTATGATCCCAAGGAGTTTGAGGATCGCATCTACCAAGCATGGTTGGACAAAGGTCTGTTTCGGCCGAAGGATGGCAAGGATACTCCGTTTACCGTCGTAATGCCTCCTCCGAATGTCACCGGCATCCTTCACATGGGACATGCCCTGAACAACTCGCTTCAGGATGTCCTTACCCGCTACTACCGCATGACCGGTCGCCCAACCCTTTGGGTTCCGGGTACCGACCACGCCGGCATTGCCACCCAGAATGTGGTGGAACGGCAGATTGCCAAGGAAGGGCTTCGTCGCCAGGACCTTGGCCGCGATCGCTTCCTGGAGCGGACCTGGCAGGTGAAAGAGAAGCATCACTCCATCATCAAGCAGCAGCTGCAGAAGATCGGCTGTTCCTGCGACTGGGAGCACGAGCGCTTCACCATGGACGAGGGCCTGAGTCAGGCTGTGCGCGAAAGCTTCGTGACCTTGTACGAACGCGGGCTCATCTACAAGGGTGAGTATCTGGTAAACTACTGTCCGAAGTGTGGCACGGCCTTGGCCGATGATGAGGTTGAGTACCAGGAGTTGGGCGGCTTCCTCTATGAGGTGCGCTATCCCTACAGTGATGGCAGCGGGTTCATCACCGTTGCTACCACCCGTCCCGAGACCATGTTCGGAGACGTGGCGGTTGCCGTCAATCCTGAGGATGAGCGCTATACCCACCTGGTGGGAAAGCTGCTTGACCTTCCGCTCACCGACCGCAAGATTCCCATCATTGCAGACAGCTTTGTCGACAAGAGCTTCGGTACGGGCATGGTGAAGATCACTCCCGCCCATGACCCCAATGACTGGCAGTGCGGCATGCGCCACAACCTGGAAAAGCTCAATGTGCTGAATCCCGATGGGACCCTCAATGAGAACTGTCCCGAGAAGTACCGCAACATCGGGGCAATAGAGGCGAGACCCTTGGTGGTTGCCGACCTGAAGGAAGGTGGCTACCTCATCAAGGAGACGGTGCACAACCATGATGTCGGTCACTGCTACCGCTGTCATACCGTCATTGAACCCTATCTCTCCAACCAATGGTTTGTCCGTATGCAAGGCATGGCGGACAAAGCCCTTGATGCATGGAAGAAAGGAGAGGTTGTGTTCTATCCCAAGCGTTGGGAGAACACCTACACCCACTGGTTGGAGAACATCCACGACTGGTGCATCAGCCGCCAGCTCTGGTGGGGACACCGCATTCCCGTCTGGGAGTGTCAGGATTGCCATCAGATCATCGTTGAGCGACAAGATCCCACCACCTGTCCTTCGTGCAAGGGCACCAACCTCGTGCAGGAGACGGATGTGCTGGACACCTGGTTCAGTTCCTGGCTCTGGCCCTTCAGCACTCTCGGCTGGCCCGAGAAAACTGCAGATCTTGCACGCTTTTTCCCCACCAGCACCCTGGTCACCGGCTATGACATCATCTTCTTCTGGGTATCGCGCATGATTATGGCGAGCCTGGAGTTCATGGGAGAGGTTCCGTTCAGGGACATCTACATCACCGGCTTGGTCAGGGACAAGCAGGGCAGGAAGATGAGCAAGAGCCTGGGCAACGGCATCGACCCCTTGGAGGTTGTGCAGAGCTATGGAGCCGATGCGATGAAGTTCACCCTCTGCTACATGGCTACCCAGGGTCAGGACATTCTCATCGATATGGACAGCTTCAAGCTGGGTTCCCGTTTTGCCAACAAGGTCTGGAACGCAGCACGTTTCTTGCTGATGAACCTTGAGGGGGTGGAACTTGGGGATGTGGAAACGCTTGAACGCACCACCATGGACAAGTGGATGTATCATCAGCTCAATGAGGCTGCCCTGAAAATGCAGGTGGCAATGGAGAACTACAAGTTCAACGATGGGGCACAGGCCATCTACGACTTCTTCTGGAATGATTTCTGTGACTGGTATGTGGAAAGTGCCAAACGGGGACTGTATAGCGAGAAAGAGGGGGAGAAGTCGCGCCAGGTTACCCTGCTGCTCGATCTGCTTGCCCAATCGATGCGCCTGATGCACCCTTTTGTCTCCTTCATCAGCGAAGAGATCTACCAGAAGCTTCCCAATGTGCATGACCTTCTGATCGAAAGCACGTACCCGACCTTCAGCGAGAAGAATCAGGCGACAGAAGATGCTGCCTTGGTTGAACGGATGCAGGAAGCGGTAACCAGCCTGCGCGCTGTGCGTTCGGACTTGGGCATCGGAGCCGAGAAGAAGATCCGTGTGGTCATCAAGGTTGATGATTCATTCTTTGCAACCGCTTTCTTTACCCAGCAGAAGGAGCTTATGGCTTCGTTTGTGGGGGCTTCCTCGCTTGAGGTTGATGCAGCGGGTTCCATCGATGTGAGCACTGCATTTCCTGTTGCCGGTACCGGGTACGAGATGTTTGTCTTCGTCCGTGAGGCCATCGATGTCCAGAAGGAAGTTGATAAGCTTGCTGCTGACATCGAGAAGAGCAGAAAGAGCCTGGAAGGTGTGCTTGCCAAGCTTTCCAACGAGAAGTTCCTTGCCAATGCCAAGGCTGAGGCGATCGAGAAGGAACAGGGCAAGAAAGCGGAGTTCGAGGAGAAGATCGAGAAGGGGGAGAAACACCTCTCGCTACTCAAGACGTTCCTGTAG
- a CDS encoding glycosyltransferase family 2 protein — MMLILSSIIAFIGIYSLVLTTSNLLYFRSLSKHWENHTSKELVTIAVPARNEEATIEACLRSLMAQSYAHLEILVLDDNSEDNTAAIVRKLETEDSRLHLITGRALQEGWRGKLWAMEQLFRQSNGTYLFFTDADTVHKQDSIAYGMSLLSQRNAALLSGYPKQQTKSLGIGLLVSAMLFNPTLFVPFALQERLQLPLFSMAIGQYILLKKEALDAIGGFSSLRTEICDDVTLARAFARKGFKQMFAPMTDVVECEMFPTFKGAFSGLERSINGVVKRGLIGFLMILLIVIVLLALAVAPLLTLGLAILSFSNTAHLLPALWLFLGSLTLWASWAWAAKRFAFSTPVAMLGHVTIFLVVLMYLHGAYLRSTGRGFIWKGRVLP; from the coding sequence ATGATGCTCATCCTCTCCTCTATCATCGCCTTCATTGGGATCTACTCACTGGTGCTCACCACATCGAATCTGCTCTACTTTCGTTCCCTCTCCAAACACTGGGAAAACCACACCAGCAAAGAGCTTGTCACCATAGCAGTACCTGCACGCAATGAGGAAGCAACCATTGAGGCATGCCTTCGCTCACTCATGGCCCAAAGCTATGCACATCTGGAGATCCTTGTGCTCGATGACAACTCAGAGGACAATACTGCCGCCATCGTACGCAAGCTGGAAACCGAGGACAGTCGCCTCCATCTGATCACCGGCCGTGCCTTGCAGGAAGGATGGAGAGGAAAGCTCTGGGCTATGGAGCAACTGTTTAGGCAGAGCAACGGCACCTACCTCTTTTTCACCGATGCAGACACGGTGCACAAGCAGGACTCCATTGCCTATGGCATGTCCCTGCTCAGCCAGAGGAACGCTGCCTTGCTCAGCGGATATCCGAAGCAACAGACCAAGAGCCTGGGCATCGGACTGCTGGTGAGTGCGATGCTGTTCAACCCCACCCTCTTCGTTCCCTTCGCCTTGCAGGAGCGCCTGCAGTTGCCGCTCTTCTCCATGGCCATCGGCCAGTACATACTGCTCAAAAAAGAGGCACTGGATGCAATCGGAGGATTTTCGTCCCTGCGTACGGAAATCTGTGATGATGTAACACTTGCCCGAGCTTTTGCCCGCAAAGGGTTCAAGCAGATGTTCGCTCCCATGACGGATGTGGTCGAGTGCGAGATGTTTCCAACCTTCAAAGGAGCCTTCAGCGGTTTGGAGCGTTCCATCAACGGTGTCGTGAAGCGGGGGCTCATCGGCTTTCTGATGATTCTGCTCATCGTCATCGTATTGTTGGCTCTTGCAGTTGCTCCACTGCTGACCTTGGGCCTTGCCATCCTCTCATTTTCAAACACTGCACACCTGCTTCCGGCACTCTGGTTGTTCTTGGGATCCCTCACGCTTTGGGCTTCCTGGGCTTGGGCCGCAAAGCGTTTTGCATTCAGCACTCCTGTGGCTATGCTTGGTCATGTTACCATCTTCTTGGTAGTGCTGATGTACCTGCATGGGGCATACTTACGCTCCACCGGTCGCGGTTTTATCTGGAAAGGACGGGTTTTACCGTAA
- a CDS encoding peptidase U32 family protein — protein MSIELLSPAGNLEKLRLAFAYGADAAYLGLSDFSLRSNAGNFTEADLDQVRLLKMQSGKRLYCTLNMLFDEQKLASLSQELETIRTWPFDAYIISDIGLVPILQDALGPEVELHLSTQASCTNSSSARMYHRMGFSRVILGRETPLDDIRRIKDANPDLELEVFVHGAMCMAYSGRCLLSSHLAGRSANQGDCSHTCRWNYRLAATDELSRVLASGELALEEEQRKGVYYPIAEEDGYTTILSSKDLCMIDHLKELVDAGIDSLKIEGRMKSSYYVAVVSRAYRKALDSLSDEHLDWKAYRSDLFNISHREYSTGFFFGHGPVDPTMGSSIDKSTELGYLRQYLFCGYIGEEVESGIYALDLKNQIRSGMTLQFIEPDTPFIQDDSFTLLDAQMQVIAQADHGKIQYLKTDKHLKPGSIIRRETMVK, from the coding sequence GTGAGCATTGAGCTGCTCAGTCCGGCAGGAAATCTTGAGAAGCTGCGTCTGGCATTTGCGTATGGTGCTGACGCAGCCTATCTCGGGCTTTCCGACTTCTCCCTTCGATCGAATGCAGGGAATTTTACCGAGGCGGACCTGGATCAGGTCCGTCTTCTCAAGATGCAGAGCGGCAAACGCCTCTACTGCACGCTGAACATGCTCTTTGACGAGCAGAAGCTCGCTTCGCTCTCCCAAGAGCTGGAAACCATCAGGACCTGGCCGTTTGATGCCTACATCATCAGCGACATCGGCCTTGTTCCCATCCTTCAGGATGCCTTGGGACCGGAGGTGGAACTGCACCTCTCCACCCAAGCCAGTTGCACCAACTCATCCAGTGCCCGCATGTACCACAGGATGGGCTTCTCCCGGGTAATCCTGGGCAGGGAGACCCCCTTGGACGACATCCGTCGCATCAAGGATGCCAACCCCGACCTCGAGCTCGAGGTCTTTGTCCATGGAGCCATGTGCATGGCCTACAGCGGGCGCTGCCTGCTCTCCAGCCATCTGGCGGGAAGGAGCGCAAACCAGGGTGACTGCAGTCATACTTGCCGTTGGAACTATCGCCTTGCGGCTACCGATGAGCTGAGTCGCGTTTTGGCTAGTGGTGAACTTGCGCTTGAGGAAGAACAGCGCAAAGGGGTCTACTACCCCATTGCTGAGGAAGATGGCTACACCACCATCCTCAGTTCGAAAGACCTGTGCATGATAGACCACCTCAAGGAGTTGGTTGATGCAGGCATTGATTCGCTGAAGATTGAGGGTAGGATGAAAAGCTCCTACTATGTTGCGGTTGTGAGCCGTGCCTACCGAAAGGCCCTCGACTCCCTCAGCGATGAGCACCTCGACTGGAAAGCGTACCGCAGCGACCTCTTCAACATCAGCCACCGTGAGTACTCAACAGGTTTTTTCTTCGGGCACGGGCCGGTGGACCCAACCATGGGAAGCAGCATCGACAAGAGCACAGAGCTCGGCTACCTGAGGCAGTATCTCTTTTGCGGCTACATCGGAGAAGAGGTGGAGAGCGGCATCTACGCCCTGGACCTGAAGAACCAGATCCGAAGCGGCATGACGCTGCAGTTCATCGAACCCGATACCCCGTTCATCCAGGATGACAGCTTTACCCTCCTTGATGCACAGATGCAGGTCATCGCTCAGGCGGACCACGGCAAGATCCAATACCTGAAGACCGACAAACATCTGAAACCAGGCAGTATCATCCGTCGTGAAACTATGGTTAAATAG
- the lon gene encoding endopeptidase La, which produces MSEQELMPIEQLLPNNLFILPVTGNPVFPGLFTPLMITDNQDVEIVNQAIKHGGFLGLLLVKDETENEEYSAQNLYSVGTVAKIVKKIKLPDGGISIFISTLKRFETKQYYPSGPYLVAEVQYLEDIEDEQEELRAWTRLLLSEMKMLTKNNQLFSEEMRLNMVNIDHPGKLADFIASILNVDRKQQQAILETLVVRRRIEKVLVFIKNEQNIAQVQAKIQARVNQKIEKNQRDYFLREELKSIQQELGMTTNPKVELINRLKAKFKNLPLTAEAQETVDREMSRLEAMDPSSPEYSISRTYLEIISDLPWKEPKAENFSIDSARKILERDHYGMKDVKDRILEFLAVRKKKQDTKGSIICLVGPPGVGKTSVGISIARALKKQYFRFSVGGMNDESEIKGHRRTYIGAMPGKIIQGLRITKVKNPVFLIDEIDKMGVSYQGDPASALLEVLDPEQNSTFRDTYLDIPFDVSEVLFICTANTLDTIPRPLLDRMEIIQLSGYTSEEKLAIGKKYLVPKSMEKHGLAKNEIKYSAAILRKIADEYAREAGVRNFEKSLHKINRKVALLLMENPQTDVPVVIDEKKLSEYLGEPIFAEDEIVKADRPGTAIGLAWTSMGGDTLIIEAQNTPGKGEVKLTGQLGEVMQESVSIAYTWIKAHALERKIEPSWFEQNAVHLHVPEGATPKDGPSAGITMTVALYSLITGQVMAQNMAMTGELTLKGKVMPIGGLKEKVLAARRNKIETILIPQYNKRDLDKLDDKVKEGITFHLVGTIEQVLSYAFPEDADRPQMEKLAPLSPNGKEEIAAISAAVAQAVREALREH; this is translated from the coding sequence ATGTCTGAACAGGAACTGATGCCGATCGAGCAACTGCTTCCCAATAATCTGTTTATTCTCCCAGTCACCGGGAACCCTGTGTTCCCCGGACTGTTTACTCCCCTGATGATCACCGACAACCAGGATGTCGAGATCGTGAACCAGGCCATCAAGCATGGCGGGTTTCTCGGTCTCCTTCTGGTCAAGGATGAGACAGAGAATGAGGAATACTCCGCCCAGAACCTTTACAGCGTGGGAACGGTTGCCAAGATAGTCAAGAAGATCAAGCTCCCTGATGGGGGGATAAGCATCTTCATCTCCACCCTCAAGCGGTTTGAAACCAAGCAGTACTACCCCTCCGGCCCCTATCTGGTGGCTGAGGTGCAGTACCTTGAGGACATCGAGGATGAGCAGGAGGAACTCAGGGCCTGGACCCGTCTGCTGCTCAGCGAAATGAAAATGCTGACCAAGAACAACCAGCTCTTCAGTGAGGAGATGCGGCTGAACATGGTCAACATCGACCACCCGGGAAAACTTGCGGATTTCATTGCAAGCATCCTCAATGTGGATCGCAAGCAACAGCAGGCAATCCTGGAAACGCTGGTGGTCCGCCGCCGGATCGAAAAGGTCTTGGTCTTCATCAAGAACGAGCAGAACATCGCCCAGGTCCAGGCAAAGATCCAGGCCAGGGTGAACCAGAAGATCGAGAAGAACCAACGCGACTACTTCCTGCGGGAGGAACTCAAATCCATCCAGCAGGAGCTGGGTATGACGACCAACCCCAAGGTTGAGCTGATCAACCGGCTCAAGGCCAAATTCAAGAATCTACCGCTCACTGCCGAAGCGCAGGAGACGGTCGACCGCGAAATGAGCCGCCTTGAGGCCATGGATCCGTCCAGCCCCGAGTACTCCATCAGCCGCACCTACCTTGAGATCATCAGCGATCTTCCCTGGAAGGAGCCCAAGGCTGAGAACTTCAGCATTGACAGTGCACGCAAGATTCTCGAGCGTGACCACTATGGCATGAAGGATGTGAAGGACCGTATCCTGGAGTTCCTTGCCGTGCGCAAGAAGAAGCAGGACACCAAAGGCTCGATCATCTGTCTGGTCGGCCCTCCGGGTGTCGGCAAGACCAGCGTGGGCATCTCCATCGCCAGGGCGCTGAAGAAGCAGTACTTCCGCTTCTCCGTCGGCGGCATGAATGATGAAAGCGAGATCAAGGGCCACAGAAGGACCTACATCGGGGCAATGCCCGGCAAGATCATCCAAGGGCTGAGAATCACCAAGGTGAAGAACCCGGTCTTTTTGATCGATGAGATCGACAAGATGGGCGTCTCCTACCAAGGCGACCCCGCCAGTGCCCTGCTTGAGGTGCTTGACCCCGAGCAGAACTCCACCTTCCGTGACACGTACCTGGACATCCCCTTCGATGTGAGCGAGGTGCTCTTCATCTGTACGGCAAATACGCTGGATACCATCCCGCGCCCCTTGCTTGACCGTATGGAAATCATCCAGCTCTCCGGCTACACCAGCGAAGAGAAGCTTGCCATCGGCAAAAAGTACCTCGTACCCAAGTCGATGGAGAAGCATGGCCTTGCCAAGAACGAAATCAAATACTCTGCAGCCATCCTTCGCAAGATCGCCGATGAGTACGCCAGGGAAGCCGGGGTGAGAAACTTCGAGAAGTCGCTGCACAAGATCAACCGCAAGGTTGCCTTGCTCCTGATGGAGAACCCACAGACGGACGTGCCTGTGGTCATCGATGAGAAGAAGCTGAGCGAGTATCTCGGGGAGCCCATCTTTGCCGAGGATGAGATCGTGAAGGCCGACAGGCCGGGAACCGCCATCGGGCTTGCCTGGACCAGCATGGGTGGCGACACCCTGATCATCGAGGCACAGAATACCCCCGGCAAGGGCGAGGTCAAACTGACCGGACAGCTGGGTGAGGTCATGCAGGAATCGGTGAGCATCGCCTATACCTGGATCAAGGCCCATGCGCTGGAGCGCAAGATCGAACCTTCCTGGTTTGAACAGAACGCCGTACACCTCCACGTCCCTGAAGGGGCGACCCCGAAGGACGGCCCGTCTGCCGGCATCACCATGACCGTTGCCCTCTATTCGCTGATAACCGGCCAGGTTATGGCTCAGAATATGGCGATGACCGGAGAGCTTACGCTCAAGGGAAAGGTCATGCCGATCGGCGGTCTGAAGGAGAAAGTCCTTGCTGCAAGGAGGAACAAGATCGAAACGATCCTGATCCCTCAGTACAACAAGCGCGATCTCGACAAGCTCGATGACAAGGTCAAGGAAGGCATCACGTTCCATTTGGTCGGGACCATCGAGCAGGTGCTCTCCTATGCATTCCCCGAGGACGCTGACAGGCCCCAGATGGAGAAACTTGCTCCCCTTTCGCCGAATGGCAAAGAGGAGATTGCCGCCATCAGCGCTGCAGTTGCCCAGGCGGTCAGGGAGGCTCTTCGTGAGCATTGA
- a CDS encoding queuosine precursor transporter: MDSQTSGMNRKELFLFALYITGMIVVNTVGSKIISLFGVRVSVGIFFMPVLFLVTDIVGEVKGHEHATLFVRYSIIMLVILFAVTGLFIRIAPHPSWQLQEQYQQIFGMSMRMSLASLVSFAVSQTVDVNIFLLFKKLSNGRMLWLRNNLSTMTSQFIDTVIFMFIAFYHMTPTFTAAYVFSLIIPYWLFKVLFALIDTPFCYLGVQWLKKER; this comes from the coding sequence CAGACATCAGGAATGAACAGAAAGGAGCTCTTTCTTTTTGCGCTCTACATCACCGGAATGATTGTCGTCAACACTGTAGGCAGCAAGATCATCAGCCTGTTCGGCGTACGCGTATCGGTAGGCATTTTCTTCATGCCGGTACTCTTTCTGGTCACCGATATCGTCGGCGAAGTGAAGGGGCATGAGCATGCCACCCTCTTTGTCAGGTACTCGATCATCATGCTGGTCATCCTGTTTGCCGTCACCGGACTGTTCATCAGGATTGCGCCACATCCCAGCTGGCAGTTGCAGGAGCAGTACCAGCAGATTTTCGGAATGAGCATGCGCATGAGCCTCGCTTCGCTGGTCAGCTTTGCGGTCAGCCAAACCGTGGATGTGAACATCTTCCTGCTCTTCAAGAAACTCAGCAATGGCAGGATGCTGTGGCTGCGCAACAACCTGAGCACCATGACCAGCCAGTTCATTGATACGGTCATCTTCATGTTCATAGCCTTCTACCACATGACACCAACGTTCACGGCAGCCTATGTCTTCTCCCTGATCATCCCCTACTGGCTTTTCAAGGTACTCTTCGCCCTCATCGATACCCCTTTCTGTTATCTTGGGGTACAATGGCTGAAGAAGGAACGCTAG